Below is a genomic region from Venturia canescens isolate UGA chromosome 1, ASM1945775v1, whole genome shotgun sequence.
aaaaagacagagGAGCAACAACGTGCACTTTACCATCAGGTCAATAGCGATAAacacttttctttcgtttacACTTTCTTTCCCAAAAGCTCTCGTTCCTCGTAGAGCTTAATCTAGAGAAATATCCAGTATATGTATTGAAGTATATTATCTAAGTTCTCGCTATTTTTGAAGACTCTTTGTTGCCAGCAACAACGTGTTCGAGCTCAAGACCTTCGTATTCGAAACCACCGACGTTGTCGTAGTAGGCGTAGTCGTAATCGTTCTTTTTTATTCCGGATTTTGGTTTCGCTGTCGTCGGCTCGTTCGTTCTTACCGTCGTCGAGAATGGTCGCGCTGGACCACTCACGTACGTCGTACTTATTCTCGCTGTTGTTTGGGCTTGTTTCTGATTGTTGTTATTGAAACTCTGAGGACTGTAAGTCGTCGGACCACCGGTTCTcctaaaataaatattaacaaaaaCGTTATAAAggaaacaattattttcactctTCGTATTCTCCTGAGCAACATCAGAACAAACAGAAGTTGTGGCTACAGATAAAACTGGTTAAAAAACTCTGATGCTTATTAAATTATATATTGCTGGTCGCCAacgagatgtgattttcagtAGGAGTTTGTTTAAATTAGCAATTTTatggattttgaaaaaaaacgacgttCGAATAGAAACGAGTTGTGTAAAACGACGAGTCGACGTACTTTGGTACGGGTGTGGTCGTTCTAGGTGTTTCAGCAAGATGATTTATGCTTGACGGGCTAAATCCAATACCAGCTTGTGATCTGACAATATCGTAATTAGCGGTACTCGTTTCATAATATTTTCCATTGTTGGTGATGTCATAATTAGCATTGTACTGAGTCGCTTTCTTAGGCGCCCTTGTCGAGTCATAATACTGTGTTGATTTCGAGGGTTGCGAATTGTACTGTCCGTTGTCATTGGCCGTTGCTTGAGGATTGTACCGGTCGCCACCTCGCGGCGCTCCGGCGAATTGAtcgttggaatattttttcgtggaTCGTGTAGCGTCGAAGTATTGAGTGGACCTGGCGGCTTGACTGTTGTATTGTGCACTGTTATCGTTGGTTGAAGCTTTGTTGTTTATTTGTGGTCTGTATGTCGTTGGAACGTAACCGTTTCCTGGAACAAAAAATTAGTAGCAGATGTTTCAGCGTGATATTCGCGAGTACGAACGAAACTTTCTTtcacgatgttttttttttttttttttttttttttccataaaatatGTTTAAACTGACCTTGATTAGTGTTGTAAGCGTCCTGAAACGTTGTTGGTGAAATCGTTGTAGGGAAGTTATTGGCCGAGCTCGTTGAACGTTGTATGTTGTTATAATTTCTCTGGTAGTTGGTGTAGTCACTCGATTGATAATTCGTGCTCGGTTGAACGGTGGTAGATTGGGTACGGGTGTTTTGTCCGAATTGAGAATATTGGGTGTTATAATTTGGTTGATCGTTGTAATTCTGATTGTAGCTCGTCGTTTTTTGCGTGGTTACGGTAGTGCTGGGATAATTTTGGCTGTAAGTCGTTGGCTTCGGGCTCGTTACGATACTTTGGCCGTAACTGTTGCTCGTTTGCTGTTGGTTCTTGTTCCCGTTATAagcgttgttgttgttgttgttgttgttgttgttgttattgaaATTGTTATACGTCGTGGGCCTTGAGGTTGTGCTTGGCGAGTGATAGGTGCTGTAAGTTTGTTGAGCGGTGGATGGCCTGTAGGTCGATGTTGGCGCGTTGTATTTCTGGTTGTTTTGATTCCTAGCGCTGAAATTGTCAGCAGGAGCGGCGGAACTCGGGATCGTCGAAGACGGGAAAGAGTTGGTTCGTTGTCTACTGAAATTGTTGTAGTAGTTACCGTTGTAGTTGCTCGACGTCGGACTACTCGCAACTATCGGAGCTACTGTGCTCGAAGAAGCGTAATTGTTTCCGAAATTTCCGTTGCTGCTCGTCGGCTGTTGCTTACGAGCGATTTTTCTCACGCCGCTCTTCTTCTTCGGCTCTTGAACTGGCTCGTTCTCGTAATCCTCGTCCTTTCCACCGTTCCGACTGTTGTAAAAATTGATGCTGCTGCTACCGCGCAAAATGTCACGGCTGTTGCCGTTGTCGTTCGCGTTGTAAGCGCTTTGTGACGCTCGATTCAGGCTGTTCGAGGACGAACGCACCGGGTCGCTCGTCTCGCTGCGTTGAAGGTGGTCTTGGGGCTCGGCGTCACTACGAATACTGTCGTAGTGAAGCGACTCCAGACCCGAACCTAATCGGTAGAGGTCGAAATTGTCACTCGCGTAGTACAGGGTCGCTGCTTCACAATCGACGTCGTACCAATCCGCACAGGTTTGACTCTCCTGATCGAAGGCTGTGTCGTTTGGACACAggaatctaatttttcaacgaataaacatttttatttatattctgCTTCTTAAAACGGtgtttttattagatttttttttatagaatcttagaaaaatattgaccGAACGATTGtaagaaattttataattaaagatCGAATTATCTGTTGGAATAATGATTTTCAGAAatccattattatttttcgtattttcaaaaAGACTTCGCGACAAATGAATCAATCGATTCATCAACGACGATGGATAAAttcaaattatatattttttttttttcacgaatataAAACTCACTTGTAGTCTTGAATGCTGCCAGCCACGGAAACACAGACGTGGAACAACTGGCAATCAGTTTCCGGATCTGCGTAGTAGCTGCCGACTATTTTGTTGCGGCATGTAAAAGAAGTATCCGGCATGTATTGCTGCGAGTATCTCGGCGCCGGTCTTTGAAGACCCAACACGCAACTCCATGCTATACAAACTGGATGAAAAATGGTGCAATGGATAAATTTATTGATGAATAAACACTACAGGCGAATTTATAGAGTACACGAATTTAATGTGAGTgcgaaattcatttattctcGTTTCATGCTTTATTAATCCACGAGCGCCTCAAGTTTCTTTTGATTCAGGGAACGCGAGATACGAAACCATTGTTCTCGCTCGAAAACCTCTTTCTTTTACCAATTAGTCGAGTGCCTCGGCTCTTCGCACCGCGTACGGatctttcggaattttttaacgtcacttttttcctgtttctatTTATCGCACACTTTCCAGTTCCAGTTCAGTCACGCTGGCATATTGATACACGGATTTCCCAACCGcagcaatttatttttccatcgaattttTCTACGTGTCACAGGCTCTTTTGGCGAACCATGGAATAAAATTGCGTCATGAGAAGTGTGTTGCAACGCGGTGAATTACACATCCGAGATGTGTGATTGTTGCAACGAGCCTTCGTCATGATTCAAGATACTTTATCCTATCGagatttataataaaatctgTACGGCTCGTGCTTTTCTGAGGGAAAAATAATCCTCGTTCCAGTGAATTTCTAAACGATaatcatcaattttattatatacgtaattttttatattttcatgttgcaaatttcaatacTCTTCAACGTGGGCGTTGGCCTTTTACGATATTCGCCAAGAATTATTAACGTtaattcgagagaaaaaaatggaagctACACATTTACGGTCGATGGAAAATTCGCGATGCATTTTCAACAGTTTCTACTTGTACATAGGACGAGCAGCGGCTCTTTCACGTAATGAAATGTTCAGAAAGTACTTAAGATTAAAATCTCCTGTAAACGTGTGTATTTTCATTGCTTTTAAACTCGTTCTCTTTCTTCAAGttatttttccatacaattttaatttttcgattatcttcaattatttctttattcgcctaactaaacaatttttcgttcaatctttgaTAACCAACAATCGGGGTTGATCGACTGTTAAAAAATTCCTCCATCCACGATCCGTAGAAGCTTcgtctttcattttcatttttatttattttataaaactaTGTCAAAGGTGAAAACGAATCGCTTtaccgaaaaattcaaaaatttcaaagtcccTAAATCCCCTAGCGTAACATCAATGACAATTTTATGAAGCCCGTTCgttacgatgctgaagtttccaacgttggagtccaacgaaatgatctaaaaaactgtccaataatttcagtaattctccaatttatctccagtcgaatttgtactttgtatttttttcaatctacacaattatgattcgtgaaataaaaaactgatggacaaatcattttattttcattcgtttcgttggactccgacgttggaaacttcagcgtcctCGTTCGTTCGTTACGGTTCACCGTGTACAGGATAATTTATACGCACGTACGTTCAGTTCGAATGCATATTCGCAGATACAATACGCCTCTATAGTgctttaaattttcatttgcttcCTTCACGatctttttttaatatctgcATAACAAGGAAGATGTTCACGGAATCATGAGCACACGCATGACCCAGGCCGCGTGTTCCTCTGAAATTTACTGCGAGAGTCTCGAGTCACGGAAAGCTTCGTTGCACAGTGAGTTTTTTAGGAGTCTTAAACAGACGTGCGCCCATTAAAATGGgctaattgaaaatgaaaaacgagaGGAAAATTGCGTGTCTGTTGGctaaagagattttttttctttttaccaaCTTCCACGTTTCTCTTGATTCTGgaaaacgagataaaaaaaacacgcgaGAACTCGCTGGTTGCGCGGGGGAAAAAATCGtagatggggaaaaaaaggcaGCGGATCTGCTCAGCGAATTCGAAGACAAAGATCAAGCTGCATGGTTACTATTGACGAGATGTTTTTCACTGATTTCTACTCTTACTTTATCCTCCGCAACGATCTTGATACTTTTGGATATAAAATTCGACCGATTTAGCGAGGGAAATCGGTGGCGAGTCTGCTCGATCGTTTccagttttattttcaaaacagATGAAGAAATATGCGAAAACGTGTTCGTCGAACGGgcaaaaagagaaaatcatagaaaattGAGTTACATTTATTCCAGAAATGACGAAGTGAATTTctggtttgtttttttttcttttttttctttttaatcacAACAATCAGATgtacaaaaaacatttgctgAGTCGGCACCAATATATTCACACCGAAATGAATGGtacatgaaaagaaaaaatgtaaaaaatttggCCAAAGGCAATAGATCGTCGTGCACCAGATTTACAAACCTAAAACGCCGACGAAGCAGGTCCTGAAGGACATCTCGAGATTCGATAATCAAATGAAACGAACACGATTAATCTCGTCGATAGAAACGAAATAaacagaaacaaaaataagtAGATGTCACGAGGAAAACGTTTGTGGTGCTCGAAGGTGTTGAACACTTCGCGGGACTTTTTTGACTGGCCAGAAGAGCTTGTTTTTCCTGCTGCACCGTCTCAATGAAACTCGATGATGCGACTGTGGCACGAGAGGTGAACGGGCTGCCGAAGAGGaaccactctctctctctctctctctttctttttctcttttcccagAGGAGAGAGAGGCTCCTCTTTGGCAGAGGCGATGTGTTCTTTCGAGGCGTTCATCAGGTCGAATGGGAGGATGGGTAAAAGGACTTGTGAGAGTAGGGGTTGGCCATACACAGCGTTATAGTACGGGTAGAAGGCACGGAGAGCGAACGTCGTAACGTCACGAACAGTTACGTCACAACGACGCTCCGTTTTTCACGAGAATCAGCGACTCTTCGTACACTATTTTTGCAGCatccctctctcttttctttctccctcgttaTCTCTGccctccctctcgctcctCTTCTGCTCGTTCTCGTTATCGAGAGTGTAAAAAAAgagcgaagaaaattttccgACACATTGCCCCCCATTCCGTCTTCTCCTCGCGATCTCCGGCCTTTCCACCTTTGAGACGAAATATCCCAACACACATTGTGCAGGAAAACGCCATTGACTTTCCACCGCACCAGTCTCTGCTCTTAATTGCTCGCTACTGGACGTACCTTTTTCCAAATTCCTTTCAACACACTCGTGCCATCCCTTCATTATTTCGCGTGGCATGCGGCTGTTGGTGTGCGAGACGAATGCAAAAAAACCCATAAAATTCATTGCCCCGCGGCAACATATTTCTAGGCGGTGAGTTTTTTCTAAACTCGCGACGCATAAAAgatgttttttctctcgtacTTATGGGAACAGGTGATATCCAAGATGTTGTTATAAAACACACCTTGTGAACGGACTCGAAAAATACACTCGAAGTCACTTTAATGGAGAAAAACGCCGAGGCATTCAAGCGTTTTATGGTATTCATGACAGAAACGCGCTGGCCGTTACGAATTATCGAATTATCCCGCGGCGAGTgggtgaaatttttatctctcCGTAATTCAATGTGGGAAGTCTCTCGAGATAAACGGAAGAGAGACGGAGATACGCACGTAGAGAGGGCTCAAACCTTCCACTTTCCATTTAATTCATCCTGACTGCGTCCCAACAAGAAGCTATGCACAGCTAATCGCCCGCGAAGAGTCCGAGAATCCATTGTAACACGCTAATTGTCTATCTCGACATTAAACCGTTCATCGGTGATGAATCGAGCCACAACAAAGTACGTCGACTTCATACCACTGTTTTCACTCTAACGTTCAACAGGAAAATAgtgcagaaaaaaaactgaaaaagtattcctgaaaaaactgaaaagctgcttacaaatttttgaagaaaaatgagtgATTTCAGGGTTTTGGGTTCCAGCAAAATGTCTGGATTAATCTTCGAGTCAATTCCTTGTGGATAAAAATGGCTTATTAGAATTGTGagtgaaaaattctcaaactctAATGATATCGGAGGCTgtgaaattttaattcaatcGAATCTCGGAAAAGTTCACCTTTTCTATGAACGTTCATATTCGAAAATGCTTTCGAAACGAAGATATTTCGTAGTTTCAAGAGTCTCTTGCCTGAATATATTGttaaacgaaaatggaaaatcggCTTCAAGGGTGAATTTTTAGCGGTTACTCATATCGTAAGATAATGATTTTcaacgacgttgaagtttacaacgttggagtccaatgaaattaatgcaaattaggcaggcaacagaattggagaattactgcaATTATTGGAGAGCTTTCTTAGATCATTTTGTTTAAttgactccaacgttgcaaacttcagcgtcatgattTTCAAGGGAGTGGTGATGAGCCTTCCAACATTCCGATGCAAAAAGCACATCGTCCTGATACGTAATTTCAGCAATTTGAGTTTGCTTGGATCCCTCCGCCGCTAACCGCCTCCTTTCGTGCTTATATACACGTATTTGTGCAAGAAAGGGATCGCGTTTGTTCGTTACTTTGGTCTACGGCTTTGCGAAATGAGTTTTTCTTATGTCAATAGCAACTGCAAGGCTGCATTCtgctccttctttttcttagCTAGTTAAGCCCATCTTTTGCTCGCTCTGCGAGTCGACATGGCGCGAGAGAGGCACGAATACTCGGTGAATGATCGAATAAACCGACGAACCGAAAAATCACCGGTTGAAAGTCACGGCATAGGTCACAAAGCGACCAGAGATCCGAGATCGAGAAGGATTCACCTGATACGTACCTCTCTTGTAGCACACTTCTTACACCGCTGGATAAAGCAGCTGTACTTTCATCCATCCTCGAGAaataacgaattaataattcatATTGAAAAGCTCATTCAACCAATTAATCTTGAATAATTGTTCTTTCTAGTGCGTTTATCAAAGCAACACTCTCCTCCAACTTTCTACTATTTTCATTGTTCAGGTTTTCCTAGATTTTCTCACACCTGCGTACAAGAATTTTCTTCGGTACGAGAAAATAGTCTCTCTCGTAGGAAAAGTGTCAGTGTGCAGGTTCGTGGACCGACCGACGGATTTTGCCAGGagtgatgctgaagtttgcaacgttggagtccaacgaaataatctagaaaaactctccaataattccagtaattctccaatttcattcCCTACCGAATTTGCAGTTTGTGGTTTTTCAActtgcaccgatacttcgtaaaataaaaaattggtaaattacAAAAGttcttttccttcatttcgttgaactcgaacgttgcaaacttcagcgtcgttgccAAGAGCGGGTACAGAGCTTTTTTAGCGCAATTTTGGTAGAATAAGGAGGAAGGAAAGGTTGGCT
It encodes:
- the LOC122411793 gene encoding GATA zinc finger domain-containing protein 14-like isoform X2, translating into MPDTSFTCRNKIVGSYYADPETDCQLFHVCVSVAGSIQDYKFLCPNDTAFDQESQTCADWYDVDCEAATLYYASDNFDLYRLGSGLESLHYDSIRSDAEPQDHLQRSETSDPVRSSSNSLNRASQSAYNANDNGNSRDILRGSSSINFYNSRNGGKDEDYENEPVQEPKKKSGVRKIARKQQPTSSNGNFGNNYASSSTVAPIVASSPTSSNYNGNYYNNFSRQRTNSFPSSTIPSSAAPADNFSARNQNNQKYNAPTSTYRPSTAQQTYSTYHSPSTTSRPTTYNNFNNNNNNNNNNNNAYNGNKNQQQTSNSYGQSIVTSPKPTTYSQNYPSTTVTTQKTTSYNQNYNDQPNYNTQYSQFGQNTRTQSTTVQPSTNYQSSDYTNYQRNYNNIQRSTSSANNFPTTISPTTFQDAYNTNQGNGYVPTTYRPQINNKASTNDNSAQYNSQAARSTQYFDATRSTKKYSNDQFAGAPRGGDRYNPQATANDNGQYNSQPSKSTQYYDSTRAPKKATQYNANYDITNNGKYYETSTANYDIVRSQAGIGFSPSSINHLAETPRTTTPVPKRTGGPTTYSPQSFNNNNQKQAQTTARISTTYVSGPARPFSTTVRTNEPTTAKPKSGIKKNDYDYAYYDNVGGFEYEGLELEHVVAGNKESSKIART
- the LOC122411793 gene encoding GATA zinc finger domain-containing protein 14-like isoform X1, which encodes MSFRTCFVGVLVCIAWSCVLGLQRPAPRYSQQYMPDTSFTCRNKIVGSYYADPETDCQLFHVCVSVAGSIQDYKFLCPNDTAFDQESQTCADWYDVDCEAATLYYASDNFDLYRLGSGLESLHYDSIRSDAEPQDHLQRSETSDPVRSSSNSLNRASQSAYNANDNGNSRDILRGSSSINFYNSRNGGKDEDYENEPVQEPKKKSGVRKIARKQQPTSSNGNFGNNYASSSTVAPIVASSPTSSNYNGNYYNNFSRQRTNSFPSSTIPSSAAPADNFSARNQNNQKYNAPTSTYRPSTAQQTYSTYHSPSTTSRPTTYNNFNNNNNNNNNNNNAYNGNKNQQQTSNSYGQSIVTSPKPTTYSQNYPSTTVTTQKTTSYNQNYNDQPNYNTQYSQFGQNTRTQSTTVQPSTNYQSSDYTNYQRNYNNIQRSTSSANNFPTTISPTTFQDAYNTNQGNGYVPTTYRPQINNKASTNDNSAQYNSQAARSTQYFDATRSTKKYSNDQFAGAPRGGDRYNPQATANDNGQYNSQPSKSTQYYDSTRAPKKATQYNANYDITNNGKYYETSTANYDIVRSQAGIGFSPSSINHLAETPRTTTPVPKRTGGPTTYSPQSFNNNNQKQAQTTARISTTYVSGPARPFSTTVRTNEPTTAKPKSGIKKNDYDYAYYDNVGGFEYEGLELEHVVAGNKESSKIART